In the Solanum pennellii chromosome 5, SPENNV200 genome, one interval contains:
- the LOC107018580 gene encoding chaperone protein dnaJ 20, chloroplastic-like: MCCNSNGVIPTSEPRFPLFSTHPPTISPNPRLFFLNNPSNHGVLRTKFVSYKAKSNLNDVVSCTDTGKSFYDLLGIPENGSLLEIKQAYKQLVRKYHPDVSPPDRVEEYTQRFIRVQEAYETLSDPGMRALYDIDMAKGLHFGFSARSHEAMEERGEWKNRWQSQLSELKRRRTYKESSNSMSWGARMRKQRDDDA, from the exons atGTGTTGCAACTCCAATGGCGTAATCCCTACAAGCGAACCTCGCTTTCCCCTTTTCTCAACCCACCCACCAACAATTTCTCCAAATCCTCGTCTATTTTTCCTTAACAATCCTTCGAATCATGGAGTTTTGAGGACAAAATTCGTTTCATACAAAGCTAAATCGAACCTAAACGATGTCGTTTCTTGTACCGACACCGGTAAGAGCTTTTACGATCTTCTGGGTATACCGGAAAATGGATCTTTGTTGGAAATCAAGCAAGCGTACAAGCAATTAGTAAGGAAGTATCACCCGGATGTTTCACCTCCAGATCGGGTTGAGGAGTATACACAGAGGTTTATTAGGGTTCAGGAAGCTTATGAAACGTTATCGGATCCTGGAATGAGAGCGTTGTATGATATAGATATGGCTAAAGGACTTCACTTTGGTTTCTCTGCTCGTTCACATGAG GCgatggaggagagaggtgagtgGAAAAACCGTTGGCAGTCTCAGCTATCAGAGCTCAAGAGACGAAGAACGTACAAGGAATCCAGTAACAGTATGTCTTGGGGAGCACGGATGCGTAAGCAAAGGGATGATGATGCATAA